GCTGCCCTACGGCGACGCCGCCTTCGACGTGGTCCTGTCCGCCATCGGGGTCATGTTCGCGCCCCATCATCAGCAGGCGGCGGACGAGCTGGTCCGCACCTGTCGGCCGGGCGGGCGGATCGGGGTCGTGTCGTGGACGCCCGAGGGGACCATCGGCCGGCTCTTCGCGACCATGAGGCCGTACGTGCCCGCGCCGCCTCCGGGCGTCTCGCCTCCCCCGCTGTGGGGGACGGAGGACCACGTCCGCGGGCTGTTCGGCGACCGGGTCGACCGGTGGCGGGTGGAGCGCCGCGTCCTGCCGGTCGACCACTTCGACGACGGCGCCGGCTTCCGTGACTACTTCGCCGCCCACTACGGCCCCACGATCGCCGCCTATGCGGCCCACTCCGGCGATCCGGAGCGGACTGCCGACCTCGACCGCGACCTGGCGGCCCTCGGCGACCGCGAGGGGACGGCCGGACCCGACGGGTTCGCGATGCAGTGGGAGTACCTGCTGATGACCGGCGAGGTGGTCTGAGGACGGTCGAAGGCCGGCCCCGCGATCCGAGGGCCGGCCTTCGAACGTTCGATCAGCGCACGCGCACCGTGAAGGCGCGGGTGGCCGGCGAGGTCAGCGACGTGCCGCTGAACTTCGCCTTCAGCCGGATGGTCCCCTTCGACGTCAGCCTCGGCAGGGTGACCGTGGCCTTGCCGTTCTTCACCGAGCCGGACCCGAGCAGCTTCGTGCCGCGGTAGATCCGCACCTTGCCCGAGGTCTCGGTGAAGCCGGAGGTCCGGACCACGACCCGCACCTTGGCCCGCGTCTTCGTCGTCACCTTGCCCTTCAGGACCTGGGCCGAGAGGGACGCCGTCGCCTTCGCGACGGTGACCCGGACGGTCGTGTGACTCGGGTCGACGCTGGCGTTGCCGCCGTAGAAGACCGTGACCGGCGTGGTGCCGGGCCGCAGGGCGGTGCCGGGCACGCGCAGGATCGCCCGGCCGTCGATCATCAGTGCCGAGGCGACGATGCGCCCGCCCACGGTGGCGTACGTCGAACCGCTCGCGCCCGGAGCGCCCGTCACCGTGATGGTGGTCGGCTTCCCGTACGTGCCACGAGCCGCCTGCGCCGTCAGCGTGGACTCGGCACGCACCTCGACGGCGACCGTGCCGGCGGAGTCGGCGTAACGACTCTCGCCCGCGAAGGCCACGTCGAGCACCCGCCGACCCGCGCGCAGCGAGTCCGCCGGGATCCTGACCGTCGCGCTGCCGTCGGCGACGGCGGCCGAGCCGAGGACCTTGCCGCCCGACGACACGGTGACCGTGCCGCGAGGCGAACCCGTGGCCGAGCCGACCGCGACGGTGACGTCGAACGGCTCGTCCGCCCACACCGAGGAGGGGACGCTCGCCGTCGTCGTCGTGGCGACCTCGGCGGCCGTGCCGGGATCGAAGCCGACGATCACCGGATCGTGATCGCTGGCCCGGAACGGCGACGACGCGTCGAACAGGTTCGTCACGTTGTTGTTGAACCGGCTGTACTCGCGAGCGATGGACTCCGGCGCGTTGATCGTCCACACGTCGGCGCCGGTGACGCCGCTGAAGGCCGCGGTCGACGCGAAGACGTGGTCGAGCGAGCCGTGCATCCCGTCGAACTGGTAGGTCTCCTCGTCGGTCAGGCGCTGCTCGACGTTGACGAACCCGGCGTCCTCGATGATCGCCAGCGGATCCTCCTTGGCGTACGAGTTGAAGTCGCCCAGCAGGAACACCCGGTCGGTGTCGCTCCGCTCCTCCAGCGAGGCGACGAAGTCGACGAGCGCCTCGGCCTGGCGCACCCGCGCGCGGTTGGACGCGCCCTGGCCGTCGCCCTGGTCGGCGTCCGCGCCCTCGCCCGAGCCCTTGGACTTGAAGTGGTTGACGATCGCCAGGAAGTCCTGGCCCGCATCACCGTCGACCGGGCGGAACTCCTGGGCCAGCGGGGCGCGAGCGCTCTCGAACGCGGGAGAGTCGAGGATCGTCGACGGGCCGACCGCCTCGACGACGTCGCGCTGGTAGATGAACGCGGTGCGGATGACGTCGCGCCCCGTCGTGGGGATCGTCGCCGGCGACAACACCGGGGCCCACCGGTCGGTGCCGGCCTCGGCGTTGAGCGCCGCGACGAGCGTCTTCAGGGCCTCGTCGCGGTCGGCGCCGCCGAGCGAGCCGGTGTCCTCGATCTCCTCCAACGAGACCACGTCGGCGTCGAGCGTCGTGATCGCCTGGACGATCTTGGCCTGCTGCCGCACCAGGCTCGCGTCGTTCGCGGCACCGCGCGGGCCGTTGTTCGTGCAGCTGTTCACGGTGATGCGCTCGCCGTCGCGATCCGAGTACCAGGTGCACGTGCCGCGGCCCGAGGACACCCAGTCCTCGCCCGTGGTCGTGAAGTAGTTCAGGACGTTGAACGAGGCCAGCGTGACCGCGCCCCCGACGTCCTTCGGCTTCGCGTCGCGCGTGCTGGTCGGATCGATCGAGGCGGACTCGTCGCCGGCCGCGAACGGCTCGGTGGGCTGCAGCTTCCACGTGTTGTTGCGGTAGTCCATGACCAGCACGTCGTCGATCGTGACGGAGGCGCCGGTGCGGACCTCGTTGCCCGCGGTCAGCCACGGGACGGGCACGGCACGGTTGGCGCCCGACGTGAAATTGATGCTCTTGCCGTCGTCGAGGGTGATGAGCCGCGCGGCGTTGCGCGCCACGAGCGCGTCGTAGGCACCCGTGCGCGGGCGGACCTCGTTGGTCGGCTGCGGCAGGACCGTGTCCCCCGCGGCCAGACCGAGCTCGCCGTAGGTGTTCGTTCCGAAGTTGTTGGTCAGCGTGAAGGTGCCGTCCGTCGCGTCGACGAGCATGCCCTCGAGCGCCTCGCGCTGCTCCTCGGCCAGCGGGAACTGCGCCGGCGTGGGCGTGACGGTGCCCTCGACGGCGGCGTCCTGCCACGAGGCGGCGGTCAGCTGGGTCAGTCCGTTGAACTCCGACACGGCGCCGGTGACGTCGACCGTGTCACCGAGCTGGACGGCCCCGGCGAACGACGAGCCGTAGACGAACAGGCCGTGGGACGCCGGTCCGGCCGAGCCGCCCGTGCCGGGCGTCTGCACGTACGCGCCGTTGAAGCCGCCGGAGGCGTAGAGCGCCGTGACGACACCCGTCGTGGTGACGGTCTGGCCCACCCGCGGACTGGTCGTGCCGGTGCCCTGGATGTCGGCGATCGTGACGGTCGGCGTGGGCTCGGGCTCCTGGGGACCGGCGTCACCGGGCCCGTCACAGGCGGTGCCGCACGGAACCGGCGAGGGTGCTCCGGCGGAGAAGTCGGTCGCGTTGGTGTCGGTGTCGGCGCCGGCCGCTCGGGTGACGGACTGCGTCACGGTGTATCCGCCGGTCTTGACCGCACCTTCGAAGGTGTTCGAGGCGCCGTAGCCGATCAGGTCGGCCAGCGCCGCGTTCGCGCGGACGGTGGCCAGGTCGCCCGTGAGCGGCGTCTCGGACTTCACCAGGGCGATGGTCCCGCCGTTGGCGTTGCCCGAGAAGGCGACGCTGCTGGTCACGTCCGGCGTCGGCAGGTCGAGGCCGTTCGCGGCGTTCGCGTTGCCGCTCACCAGCAGGGTTCCGCCCGGCTCGACGTGGTGGTCGCCCAGCGGGATCGTGGCCGAGAAGTTGGCGGTCTGGTTGTACGCCCGGTACTGCACCGACCAGCCGTTGACGCTGATGTCGGAGTCCGTGGGGTTGTACAGCTCCACGAACTTGTTCTTGTACGTGGCGCCGGTGGAGCCGCCGTTGAGGTAGACCTCGTTGATGACGAGCCCGGACCCGTCGGGCGCGGCGTGCGCGGTGGTCGGCACCGCCGCGGCGGTGCCGGCGGCGAGAGCAAGCGCGGTCAGACCACGCAGGACAGGACGAGACATCGGTGTTCCCCTCGAGATGGATGCTGCCGGAGTGGACCCGAGGCGGTCTGCGTGCAGACCGCCCCGGGTTCTCTCACTTCTTCTTGACGACCGTGGTCTTCACGGAGGTCTTGGTGTTCTTGGCCACGGCACCGCCCTTGTAGTGGACGGTCAGCGTCGTGCGGCCGCGGCTGAGCTTGGCCAGCTTGACCCGCGCGACGCCGTTCTTGACGGTGGCCTTGCCCACGACCTTCGAGCCGCGCTTGACGATGACCGTGCCACCGGGCTTGAAGCCCGGCGCGGTGACGCGAGCCTTCAGGGTCGCGCGCTTGCCGGCCGTGATCTTCTTGGCCACGGCGGCGCGGAGCCTGACGTCGGCCTTGCTGACCGTGACGGTCGCCGTGGCGTCAGCCGGCTCGTACGAGCTGCTGCCGTTGAAGAACAGGCCGTAGCGGTACGTGCCCGGCTTGAGCGCCGTGCCGCCGAAGCGGAACGTGCCCTTGCCGTCGGACAGGAACGCCGTACCGACCGTCATGCCCAGCTGGTTGGCCACGTAGACGATGCCGGTCGTGCCCGGGGCCGCCGTCAGCGTGATCCGCGGGGCCGTGCCGTACGGGGTCGTCGAGCCCTGGGCCGAGAACGGGGTCTCGGCCTTGAACACGGTGACCGACACGGTCGTGGACGAAGCGCCGAGGCGAGGCTCGCCGGCGTACTCGACCGTGAGCCGGCGAGGGCCGACCCGCAGCGCGGACGCGTCGACCTCGACCGTGGCCGCGCCGTTCGCCAGCGTCGCCGAGCCCACCGTCGTGGCGCCGTCCTTGACGACGACCCGACCCTCGGGCGCGAGTGCGTCCGAGGACTCCACCGTCACGTCGACGTCGAACCGATCGCCCTTGGAGACGCTCGCGGGCGCCGTGGCCCGGGTCGTCGTGGTGGCCTCGGCCAGCGCGTCGACCGAGAGCGGGATGGTCGCGACCGTTCCGCTCGGCGACGCGGTCGCCCGGATGACCGGGCTCGCGTGGGCGCCGCGCGGCAACGTGAACTCGAACGTCCCGCTGGCGCCGTTGGCGACGGCCTGGGTGCCGAGGTTCTTCGTCGTGCCGTCGCCGTACTCGAGCGTCGCACTGACCGACGTGTTGGCCGGGCTGCCCAGTGACGTCAGGTCGAGCTTCGGCAGCGAGAACCGGACGGTGTCGCCGGCCGTGTACTCGTCCTGCAGACCCGTGACCGCGACCGCGCGGCGACCGAAGTCCGGCGTGATCGGGGACTTGGCGCCCAGGTACTCGATCCAGCCCTCGTAGTCCACGACGCCGGTGTCGACCCACGTGCCCTCGGTGAGGGCGCGGAAGTTGTCGCCGCCGGTGGCCAGGAAGGACGGGGCGATGACCCGGTAGGACTTCGCCGGGTCGATCGGCTGGTCGTCGATCCAGACGCTCGTGACGCGCTGGCCCTCGGGCCGGGTGGCGTCGTAGGTGTAGCGGACGTTGTCCGAGACGCCCAGCTGCAGGTACGGGCGGCTGGGGACGCTGCCGTCGGCGTTGCGCTGCCACTGCTGCTCGAACACCTTCTTCAGCGACGCGCCCGTGAGCGTGACGGTGTAGAGGTTGTTCGTGAACGGCAGGATCGAGTTCGCCTCGGCGAAGGTGACGACGCCGTCGGTGTTGTTCGGTCCGCCGGTGGACGTGTTGCCCGCGTAGAAGAGCTCGGAGTTGCGCAGGCCGCCGGGGTTGTTGATGGCCAGGTCGGCGGGGGCGTTGGTGCCCTTGGACTGGGCCAGCATGGCGTCGGGCACGAGGTTGCCGAGGGTCGACTCACTGGCGCGGTCGTCGGTCATGCCGCCCGTGTACGTGCCGTCCACGAAGCTGCCGCCACTGAACGCGCGCGTGATGTCGGCGGTGATGTCGCCGACCTTCTCGTTGCCGATGGCGGTGGCGTGCTCGAGCGCGTCGTCCACGACCTTCTTCACGGCGGCGACGCGCGGGAGCGACTCGTCGGCGGTGCCCACACGGGGCACGTTCGCGACGGTGCTCGAGGCGACGGCGCCCGTGTCGGGATCGACGGACAGGGTGACCTTGCCGACGTTCTCGCCGTAGCTGCCGGTCTGGATCACCGGACGGGTCCCGGACCCGCCGGGGATCGGGGCGTCCCAGGCGTAGGCCTTGTGGGTGTGGCCGGTGAAGATCGCGTCGACCGAGGCATCGGTGTTGTTGACGATGTCGGCGAAGGCGCCGCCATGGGCCAGCTCCTGCGCGAGCGACGATCCGTCGGGCGTGCCCGCACCGGCGCCCTCGTGGTACGCCGCGACGATGACATCGGGCCGGTCGGCCTCGGGCAGCGCCTCGAGGCGGTCCACCTCGTCGTTGACGGCGTCGACCGGGTCGGTGAACGTCAGGGTGCTGATCCCGGTCGGCGTCACGAGCGTCGGCGTCTCCTGCGTGACCGCACCGATGACCGCGAGCTTGAGGCCGCCCACCGTGAAGGTGTCGGACGCGGGCAGCGCGGCGGAGCCGTCGGCCTTCAGCCGCACGTTCGCGCCGAGGTAGGAGAAGTCCGCACGGTCCTTGACGCGGCCGGTCAGGTCGGCGAAGCCACGGTCGAACTCGTGGTTGCCGACGGCCGAGACGTCGAGGTCGAGCGCGTTCAGCACGTCGATCGTCGGCTCGTCCTGCTGCGTCGCCGAGGCGAAGGGCGAGGCGCCGATGTTGTCACCGACGGACAGGAACAGCGTGTTGGCCTCACCGGCGCTCCGGCGGATCTGCTCGAGGGTCGTGGCGAACTTGGTGGTGTTCGCGTCGATACGACCGTGGAAGTCGTTGATGTCGACGAGGGTGATGTCGACGGGATCGGCCGCGTGGGCCGAGGGTGCCGCCAGGATCGGGGCGCTCAGCAGCGCACCGATCGCGACGACCGAGAGGGAACGACGGGACTTCACGATCATCTGTCCTTTGCTTCGCAGGAGAACCGGTGCGCACACCGTAACCCTGAGAAACCCCCAAGAACGCCGACCGGCGATGACAGTTCGATTAAGAGCCGAGGAACAGTCGCTCAGTGCACGACGGCAGCCTGCATGCGGCACGGGCCGTCGGGCGCGGCCACGATCGGATCGAGCGCGAACGGCACGCTGGAGCCGGCCTTGACCTTGTCCAGGTCAACCGTCCGAGCGGGCCCGGTCTGCTGGCCGATGAAGACCGTCAGCCGGTAGTCGCGCACCTTCTGGCCCGAGTTCTGCACCGTCCCCTTGACCTTCCAGGCCCCGCCGGCGACCTTGCGGCAGGTGAACGAGGTGATCGCCAACGGATCGATCGTGCCGGCCGCCTGCGAGGCGACACCGGTGGAGCTGGCCGCCGTCGAGCCCGCTTCCGGGGTCGGCGCATCGTCACTTCCGCCACACCCCGCGAGGGCCAGGACGAGCAGCACCGAGATCCACGCACGCATGGGGCCATCCCATCACGCCCGCCGATGCCGCCCGCGGAGGCTCACCCGGCGGCCGATAACATCGAAAGTGAGGGATTCATCATCTTCTGGGAGGTCGCGTGACCATCGAACGCATCGGAGTCGTCGGCGGTGGCCTCATGGGCTCCGGAATCGCGGAGGTCAATGCCCGCGCCGGCATCTCGGTCGTCCTGATCGAGGTGTCCGAGGACGCCGCAGAGGCGGCGCGTGACCGCGTCCGCGCCTCGCTGCAGCGGGCCGTCGATCGCGGCAAGCTGTCCGAGCAGGACCGCGACGCGGCGCTCGACGCCATCGTCGTGTCGACCGACCTGAACGACCTGGCCGACCGCCAGCTGGTCGTCGAGGCGGCCAGCGAGAAGGAGTCGATCAAGCTCGACCTCTTCACCCGGATCGGCCGCATCCTGCAGGACCCGGACGCCATCTTGGCCTCCAACACCTCGTCGATCCCGATCGTGAAGCTCGGCGCCGCCTCGGGGCGCGCGGACCGCGTCATGGGCGTCCACTTCTTCAACCCGGCGCCCGTCATGAAGCTGGTCGAGCTGATCCCCTCGCTGACGACGTCGGACAAGACGCTCGACCGGATGCGGTCCTACGTGTCCGAGACGCTCGGCAAGCAGCCGATCGACGCCACCGACCGCGCCGGCTTCATCGTGAACTCGCTGCTGGTGCCGTACCTGCTATCGGCCATCCGGATGTACGAGGCGGGCTACGCCTCGGCGAAGGACATCGACAACGGCATGGTGCTCGGCTGCGGCCACCCCATGGGCCCGCTCGCGCTGGCCGACCTCATCGGCCTCGACACGATCAAGGCCATCGGCGAGTCGATGTACGAGGAGTTCAAGGAGCCGCTCTACTCCCCTCCGCCGCTGCTCGACCGCATGGTCGACGCCGGCCTGATGGGCAAGAAGTCCGGTCAGGGCTTCTAC
Above is a window of Aeromicrobium senzhongii DNA encoding:
- a CDS encoding ExeM/NucH family extracellular endonuclease, with the translated sequence MSRPVLRGLTALALAAGTAAAVPTTAHAAPDGSGLVINEVYLNGGSTGATYKNKFVELYNPTDSDISVNGWSVQYRAYNQTANFSATIPLGDHHVEPGGTLLVSGNANAANGLDLPTPDVTSSVAFSGNANGGTIALVKSETPLTGDLATVRANAALADLIGYGASNTFEGAVKTGGYTVTQSVTRAAGADTDTNATDFSAGAPSPVPCGTACDGPGDAGPQEPEPTPTVTIADIQGTGTTSPRVGQTVTTTGVVTALYASGGFNGAYVQTPGTGGSAGPASHGLFVYGSSFAGAVQLGDTVDVTGAVSEFNGLTQLTAASWQDAAVEGTVTPTPAQFPLAEEQREALEGMLVDATDGTFTLTNNFGTNTYGELGLAAGDTVLPQPTNEVRPRTGAYDALVARNAARLITLDDGKSINFTSGANRAVPVPWLTAGNEVRTGASVTIDDVLVMDYRNNTWKLQPTEPFAAGDESASIDPTSTRDAKPKDVGGAVTLASFNVLNYFTTTGEDWVSSGRGTCTWYSDRDGERITVNSCTNNGPRGAANDASLVRQQAKIVQAITTLDADVVSLEEIEDTGSLGGADRDEALKTLVAALNAEAGTDRWAPVLSPATIPTTGRDVIRTAFIYQRDVVEAVGPSTILDSPAFESARAPLAQEFRPVDGDAGQDFLAIVNHFKSKGSGEGADADQGDGQGASNRARVRQAEALVDFVASLEERSDTDRVFLLGDFNSYAKEDPLAIIEDAGFVNVEQRLTDEETYQFDGMHGSLDHVFASTAAFSGVTGADVWTINAPESIAREYSRFNNNVTNLFDASSPFRASDHDPVIVGFDPGTAAEVATTTTASVPSSVWADEPFDVTVAVGSATGSPRGTVTVSSGGKVLGSAAVADGSATVRIPADSLRAGRRVLDVAFAGESRYADSAGTVAVEVRAESTLTAQAARGTYGKPTTITVTGAPGASGSTYATVGGRIVASALMIDGRAILRVPGTALRPGTTPVTVFYGGNASVDPSHTTVRVTVAKATASLSAQVLKGKVTTKTRAKVRVVVRTSGFTETSGKVRIYRGTKLLGSGSVKNGKATVTLPRLTSKGTIRLKAKFSGTSLTSPATRAFTVRVR
- a CDS encoding 3-hydroxybutyryl-CoA dehydrogenase, which gives rise to MERIGVVGGGLMGSGIAEVNARAGISVVLIEVSEDAAEAARDRVRASLQRAVDRGKLSEQDRDAALDAIVVSTDLNDLADRQLVVEAASEKESIKLDLFTRIGRILQDPDAILASNTSSIPIVKLGAASGRADRVMGVHFFNPAPVMKLVELIPSLTTSDKTLDRMRSYVSETLGKQPIDATDRAGFIVNSLLVPYLLSAIRMYEAGYASAKDIDNGMVLGCGHPMGPLALADLIGLDTIKAIGESMYEEFKEPLYSPPPLLDRMVDAGLMGKKSGQGFYPYP
- a CDS encoding class I SAM-dependent methyltransferase; the encoded protein is MSTTDTTGADSAPLDDLKARHRRMWALGDYPRVAREIVSPLGGVLVDALDVGAGERVLDVAAGTGSAAVRAAGRGATVTASDLTPELLEAGRAEHPDEDLTWDVADAEALPYGDAAFDVVLSAIGVMFAPHHQQAADELVRTCRPGGRIGVVSWTPEGTIGRLFATMRPYVPAPPPGVSPPPLWGTEDHVRGLFGDRVDRWRVERRVLPVDHFDDGAGFRDYFAAHYGPTIAAYAAHSGDPERTADLDRDLAALGDREGTAGPDGFAMQWEYLLMTGEVV
- a CDS encoding bifunctional metallophosphatase/5'-nucleotidase; amino-acid sequence: MKSRRSLSVVAIGALLSAPILAAPSAHAADPVDITLVDINDFHGRIDANTTKFATTLEQIRRSAGEANTLFLSVGDNIGASPFASATQQDEPTIDVLNALDLDVSAVGNHEFDRGFADLTGRVKDRADFSYLGANVRLKADGSAALPASDTFTVGGLKLAVIGAVTQETPTLVTPTGISTLTFTDPVDAVNDEVDRLEALPEADRPDVIVAAYHEGAGAGTPDGSSLAQELAHGGAFADIVNNTDASVDAIFTGHTHKAYAWDAPIPGGSGTRPVIQTGSYGENVGKVTLSVDPDTGAVASSTVANVPRVGTADESLPRVAAVKKVVDDALEHATAIGNEKVGDITADITRAFSGGSFVDGTYTGGMTDDRASESTLGNLVPDAMLAQSKGTNAPADLAINNPGGLRNSELFYAGNTSTGGPNNTDGVVTFAEANSILPFTNNLYTVTLTGASLKKVFEQQWQRNADGSVPSRPYLQLGVSDNVRYTYDATRPEGQRVTSVWIDDQPIDPAKSYRVIAPSFLATGGDNFRALTEGTWVDTGVVDYEGWIEYLGAKSPITPDFGRRAVAVTGLQDEYTAGDTVRFSLPKLDLTSLGSPANTSVSATLEYGDGTTKNLGTQAVANGASGTFEFTLPRGAHASPVIRATASPSGTVATIPLSVDALAEATTTTRATAPASVSKGDRFDVDVTVESSDALAPEGRVVVKDGATTVGSATLANGAATVEVDASALRVGPRRLTVEYAGEPRLGASSTTVSVTVFKAETPFSAQGSTTPYGTAPRITLTAAPGTTGIVYVANQLGMTVGTAFLSDGKGTFRFGGTALKPGTYRYGLFFNGSSSYEPADATATVTVSKADVRLRAAVAKKITAGKRATLKARVTAPGFKPGGTVIVKRGSKVVGKATVKNGVARVKLAKLSRGRTTLTVHYKGGAVAKNTKTSVKTTVVKKK